The proteins below are encoded in one region of Rana temporaria chromosome 2, aRanTem1.1, whole genome shotgun sequence:
- the SYNC gene encoding syncoilin isoform X1, with translation MSSTEEEGENSKGGREIPEPSPSSPDNGGFISLEDLGARFQFCIAAVEELERERDELISELTLLRDPSLEAVQRAHEEVVQAFGQRARVELERDTLREEIKGIRCRLFRVTKECVACQYQLENRRQGLAQSKAEREELEVLAARLTEELTQLRDTFTQQREGEELRLRAPHTRRVSREIQERRRLSADLQDLTEEQHNSLQDEYGPKLLQLLERVERGAQAVKDKQEELVRMREQIRPLQGEACYLQAQKYNLQEQIILMKKKRGEEALLYREQLQDLEDRRREIKISVQLQEHQNKELEELRKSLAKELAVYKYVPSSQGIIGDILNYMDRFSNL, from the exons ATGTCCAGTACAGAGGAGGAAGGAGAAAACTCCAAAGGAGGGAG GGAGATTCCGGAGCCTAGTCCCTCTTCGCCAGATAATGGAGGATTTATATCCCTAGAAGACTTGGGAGCAAGATTTCAGTTTTGTATTGCTGCTGTAGAGGAACTGGAAAGGGAACGTGATGAACTCATAAGTGAACTCACCTTGTTACGGGATCCTTCTTTAGAGGCTGTACAGAGGGCACATGAGGAAGTAGTCCAGGCCTTTGGACAACGTGCCCGTGTCGAGCTTGAGAGGGACACTCTAAGGGAAGAAATAAAGGGAATACGCTGTAGGCTCTTCCGTGTAACCAAGGAATGTGTGGCATGTCAATACCAACTTGAAAATCGCAGACAAGGGCTAGCTCAGAGTAAAGCAGAAAGAGAAGAGCTAGAGGTTCTTGCAGCCCGCTTGACAGAGGAGCTTACTCAACTCCGGGACACCTTTACTCAgcaaagagaaggagaagagctTCGCCTTAGAGCTCCACACACCAGGCGGGTCTCACGTGAAATCCAAGAGAGAAGGAGACTGTCTGCAGATCTGCAAGATTTGACGGAGGAACAACACAATTCTTTGCAAGATGAGTATGGACCTAAACTGCTACAACTGTTGGAGCGTGTTGAAAGGGGAGCACAAGCTGTCAAAGATAAACAGGAAGAATTGGTGAGAATGAGAGAACAGATCAGACCACTGCAAGGGGAAGCATGTTATCTGCAGGCACAGAAATACAACCTACAGGAGCAAATTATTCTTATGAAAAAGAAGCGGGGAGAAGAAGCACTGCTCTATAGG GAACAGCTGCAAGATCTGGAAGATAGAAGAAGAGAGATAAAAATTTCAGTCCAGCTGCAAGAACATCAGAACAAAGAACTTGAAGAGCTGCGCAAAAGTCTCGCAAAGGAATTAGCAGTCTACAAGTATGTTCCATCCAGCCAAGGAATCATAG
- the SYNC gene encoding syncoilin isoform X2, whose amino-acid sequence MSSTEEEGENSKGGREIPEPSPSSPDNGGFISLEDLGARFQFCIAAVEELERERDELISELTLLRDPSLEAVQRAHEEVVQAFGQRARVELERDTLREEIKGIRCRLFRVTKECVACQYQLENRRQGLAQSKAEREELEVLAARLTEELTQLRDTFTQQREGEELRLRAPHTRRVSREIQERRRLSADLQDLTEEQHNSLQDEYGPKLLQLLERVERGAQAVKDKQEELVRMREQIRPLQGEACYLQAQKYNLQEQIILMKKKRGEEALLYREQLQDLEDRRREIKISVQLQEHQNKELEELRKSLAKELAVYKGYLELYGQIFKSVTKKE is encoded by the exons ATGTCCAGTACAGAGGAGGAAGGAGAAAACTCCAAAGGAGGGAG GGAGATTCCGGAGCCTAGTCCCTCTTCGCCAGATAATGGAGGATTTATATCCCTAGAAGACTTGGGAGCAAGATTTCAGTTTTGTATTGCTGCTGTAGAGGAACTGGAAAGGGAACGTGATGAACTCATAAGTGAACTCACCTTGTTACGGGATCCTTCTTTAGAGGCTGTACAGAGGGCACATGAGGAAGTAGTCCAGGCCTTTGGACAACGTGCCCGTGTCGAGCTTGAGAGGGACACTCTAAGGGAAGAAATAAAGGGAATACGCTGTAGGCTCTTCCGTGTAACCAAGGAATGTGTGGCATGTCAATACCAACTTGAAAATCGCAGACAAGGGCTAGCTCAGAGTAAAGCAGAAAGAGAAGAGCTAGAGGTTCTTGCAGCCCGCTTGACAGAGGAGCTTACTCAACTCCGGGACACCTTTACTCAgcaaagagaaggagaagagctTCGCCTTAGAGCTCCACACACCAGGCGGGTCTCACGTGAAATCCAAGAGAGAAGGAGACTGTCTGCAGATCTGCAAGATTTGACGGAGGAACAACACAATTCTTTGCAAGATGAGTATGGACCTAAACTGCTACAACTGTTGGAGCGTGTTGAAAGGGGAGCACAAGCTGTCAAAGATAAACAGGAAGAATTGGTGAGAATGAGAGAACAGATCAGACCACTGCAAGGGGAAGCATGTTATCTGCAGGCACAGAAATACAACCTACAGGAGCAAATTATTCTTATGAAAAAGAAGCGGGGAGAAGAAGCACTGCTCTATAGG GAACAGCTGCAAGATCTGGAAGATAGAAGAAGAGAGATAAAAATTTCAGTCCAGCTGCAAGAACATCAGAACAAAGAACTTGAAGAGCTGCGCAAAAGTCTCGCAAAGGAATTAGCAGTCTACAA